The Candidatus Peribacteraceae bacterium genomic interval TGCTGGGACTGCTGGAGTCATTGCTCAAACAGGGAGTGCTGGAACAGGGAGAAGGGTACACAGAGTCCATGGAGGAGGGCACACCGCAAGGTGGAGTCATCAGTCCCTTGCTGGCCAATGTGTATCTGGACCCACTGGACCGGCTCATGGGTGAAGGAGGGTATGAGATGGTGCGATATGCCGATGACATGGTCATCCTGTGTGGCGATGCCGGCTCAGCCCAACGGGCTCTTGAGACCCTGGGTGAGTGGATGAGAGAAGCTGGGCTGCAACTGCACCCCGAGAAGACCAAGGTGGTGGACATGGGGCAACCCGGAGCCCACTTTGAGTTTTTGGGGTACCGGTTCTGGCGAGGCAAGACCAGCGGGCGCATCCGGCGCTTCATCCGGCATAAGAGTCTCAAAAGCTTCAAGGAGCGGCTCAAGCCGTTGACGCGGCGAGCCAATGGGGAGAGTCTGGAAGCCATCATCATGCGGCTCGAACCGCTTCTGCGTGGGTTCCATGGCTACTTCAAGCATGCTTGCATGGCGGCATTGCGCGAGACGGACGGCTGGGTGCGGGGGCGTTTGAGGGCCATCCTGCGCAAACGACAGCGACTCAAAGGAGTCGCACGAGGCCGCGACCAACAGCGCTGGCCCAACCACTACTTTGCCAGCCTCGGGATGTTCAGCCTGGAACAGGCCCGAGGTGAAGAACTCGCCAGTCTCCGTCATGGAGTCACCTGCTGACTGGAGAGCCGGATGCGGGAAATCCGCCAGTCCGGTTCGGAGGGGGGAGCGGCGCAACCCAATGCGCCGTTCCTACCTCTATCTTGGGCATGGTGTCCACCTTGGCAGATGAACGCAGGCCCAAGGAGTAGTGACTTCAGCCACCGCTCTTTGAGCTGGACGCTTCGCCGCCGAATGTGAGCACAGGCACAAGGAGAGGGAACGCCTCGTTCCCTTCACGGTGATACGATCCATGAGTTGACTGAACCGCTTGTGGTTGGATGAGCGAACTGATCACATCTCTCGGTGGCATTGCCTACGGTGATTACCGTTTCGGTGCGCTTCGGTGCGCGAGGTACGTCGCTTCACTGTTTGCCGCCAAGATGCTTCCGCAAATCCCCCGCATAACCTGCCAGCTCCAAAAACGCACGGCCCACGACCTTGCCGCTCGCATCCAGCACATCACACGCGCCCTCCCAGTAGGGCAGTCCGGTGATATCGCCGCCTTGTTCTTGATCCTGCACGAGTGGTCGAAGCTGATACGTGACTTGCCCGAAGGTGACCTGCACCTCAATGGGATACTCTGCGCCCGAGCGAGGGCTCTTCCATCGCGTGATTTCCTTCCATGAGAAAGCATCAGGACCGAGCGCCTGCTGGGCGCCATCATGCGCAATGGTCACCAACTTCGATGCCGCATCGGTGCTGCCGTCTTCACGGCGCATGCGATAGACCATGAGTTCAGTGCCATCATGGAGTTGCAGTGCCGCCCAGTCCCAGCCCACCTGTCCTTCATCGAGCTGGCTGCTGCTGAACTCGTGATCCATCCAGGCCTCGCCGGTGACGTCGAGAGACTCAACGCCCGACTTCAAGGCCCCAGACACCTTGAGCCGAGGGAAGGTGAGGTAGTGACTCGCGGCGCTGGGTGACGAGCCTTTGCGGGAGACGCCATTCTCTCCGAAAATTGCCAGTGGTTTCATCGACTCCAAATCCAGATTGAGCAACACGTCTGCATGCACCGTCGCAGCGAGGTGCAGCCGCTGGCTGGCGGGCGCCATCTTCAGCGTCCAGTTGGCGTTGCGCACATCCAGTGTCTCCGTGGAAGAAGACGCATCCCATC includes:
- the ltrA gene encoding group II intron reverse transcriptase/maturase yields the protein MKPGNAGGAKGGREAEASHEGRGEDTSPSVPETDKQGEEDLWQRYGAERGVWSEKMLVALRDSGAKGKKWFSLIDKVYAEGTLRLAWDKVSSNAGACGVDGVSVGHFAKDSQKRLLAVREHLKGGTYQPQPVKRVWIPKAGSAQGRPLGIPTVRDRVVQSALRMVIEPIFEREFAPHSYGFRPGRGCKDVLRRVDELLQSGLVHVVDVDIKGYFDSIPHERLMSLVRERIADGRVLGLLESLLKQGVLEQGEGYTESMEEGTPQGGVISPLLANVYLDPLDRLMGEGGYEMVRYADDMVILCGDAGSAQRALETLGEWMREAGLQLHPEKTKVVDMGQPGAHFEFLGYRFWRGKTSGRIRRFIRHKSLKSFKERLKPLTRRANGESLEAIIMRLEPLLRGFHGYFKHACMAALRETDGWVRGRLRAILRKRQRLKGVARGRDQQRWPNHYFASLGMFSLEQARGEELASLRHGVTC
- a CDS encoding lipocalin family protein, with translation WDASSSTETLDVRNANWTLKMAPASQRLHLAATVHADVLLNLDLESMKPLAIFGENGVSRKGSSPSAASHYLTFPRLKVSGALKSGVESLDVTGEAWMDHEFSSSQLDEGQVGWDWAALQLHDGTELMVYRMRREDGSTDAASKLVTIAHDGAQQALGPDAFSWKEITRWKSPRSGAEYPIEVQVTFGQVTYQLRPLVQDQEQGGDITGLPYWEGACDVLDASGKVVGRAFLELAGYAGDLRKHLGGKQ